From the genome of Symphalangus syndactylus isolate Jambi chromosome 5, NHGRI_mSymSyn1-v2.1_pri, whole genome shotgun sequence, one region includes:
- the LOC129482559 gene encoding LOW QUALITY PROTEIN: golgin subfamily A member 6-like protein 26 (The sequence of the model RefSeq protein was modified relative to this genomic sequence to represent the inferred CDS: substituted 1 base at 1 genomic stop codon), which produces MWPQPHLPTHPMMSKETQQSKLAEAKEKLRDPHPQTNPSVGTGASDTKKKKINNGTNPETTTSCGCHSPEDEKKASHQHQEALRRELEAQVHTIRILTCQKTELRTALYYSQHAVKQLEGESRDLISRLHDSWMFAGELEQALSAVSTQKKKADRYVEELTKERDALSLELYRNTITDEELKQKNAELQEKLRLVESEKSEIQLNIKELKRKLERAKLLLPQQQLQAEADHLGKELQSVSAKLQAQVEENELWNRLNQQQQEKMWRQEEKIREQEEKMWEQEEKMREQEEMMREKEEKMREKEEKMREKEEKIWEKEEKMREKEEKMREKEEKIWEKEEKMHEQEKIQEQEEKIWRQEEKRQEQKEKIREXEEKIWRQEEKRQEQKEKIREQEEKMWRQEQGEKMWRQEEKIREQEEKIREQEEKIREQEEKMQRQEQGEKMWSQEEKIREQEEEMWRQEEKIQKQEKRQEQEEKMWRQEEKIQKQEEMMQDQKEKLREAEEKMQEDEEKMQEQEEKIRRQEEKIREQEEKMWRQEEKLCKQEEKIREQEEKMWEKEEMMQEQEEKMWEQEEKMQEQEEKMQRQEEKMRRQEMRLWQQEEKMQEQEEHLEAAIYQADDKKAKTISM; this is translated from the exons ATGTGGCCCCAACCCCACCTCCCTACCCATCCCATGATGTCCAAAGAAACCCAACAGAGCAAACTGGCCGAGGCCAAGGAAAAG TTGAGAGACCCTCATCCCCAGACCAACCCCAGTGTTGGTACAGGAGCAAGCGacaccaaaaagaagaaaataaataatggcaCTAACCCTGAGACAACAACTTCTTGTGGTTGCCACTCGCCTGAGGAT GAAAAGAAGGCAAGCCACCAACATCAGGAAGCCCTAAGGAGGGAGCTAGAG GCCCAGGTTCATACCATACGAATCCTTACGTGTCAGAAAACGGAGCTTCGGACGGCACTCTATTACAGCCAGCATGCTGTCAAGCAGTTGGAAG GAGAGTCCAGGGATCTGATCAGCCGCCTGCATGATTCATGGATGTTTGCAGGAGAGTTAGAGCAGGCTCTCTCTGCTGTGTCTACACAGAAGAAGAAGGCGGATAGG TACGTGGAGGAGTTAACAAAGGAGAGGGACGCCCTGAGTCTGGAACTGTACAGGAACAC CATAACCGATGAGGAGTTGAAGCAGAAAAATGCCGAACTACAGGAAAAACTTCGACTTGTAGAATCTGAAAAGTCTGAGATCCAGCTCAACATAAAGGAGCTAAAAAGGAAGCTGGAGAGGGCCAAGCTCCTGCTGCCACAG cagcagctgcaggcGGAGGCTGACCACCTGGGTAAGGAGCTGCAGAGTGTGTCAGCAAAGCTCCAAGCCCAGGTGGAAGAGAACGAGTTGTGGAACCGCCTGAACCAGCAACAACAGGAGAAgatgtggaggcaggaggagaagatacgggagcaggaggagaagatgtgggagcaggaggagaagatgcgggagcaggaggagatgatgcgggagaaggaggagaagatgcgggagaaggaggagaagatgcgggagaaggaggagaagatatgggagaaggaggagaagatgcgggagaaggaggagaagatgcgggagaaggaggagaagatatgggagaaggaggagaagatgcaCGAGCAGGAGAAGATacaggagcaggaggagaagatatggaggcaggaggagaagagGCAAGAGCAGAAGGAGAAGATACGGGAGTAGGAGGAGAAGAtatggaggcaggaggagaagaggcaagagcagaaggagaagatacgggagcaggaggagaagatgtggaggcaggagcagggggagaagatgtggaggcaggaggagaagatacgggagcaggaggagaagatacgggagcaggaggagaagatacgggagcaggaggagaagatgCAGAGGCAGGAGCAGGGGGAGAAGATGTGGAGCCAGGAGGAGAAGATACGGGAGCAGGAAGAGGAgatgtggaggcaggaggagaagataCAGAAGCAGGAGAagaggcaggagcaggaggagaagatgtggaggcaggaggagaagataCAGAAGCAGGAGGAGATGATGCAAGATCAGAAGGAGAAGCTGCGGGAGGCGGAGGAGAAGATGCAGGAGGACGAGGAGAAGAtgcaggagcaggaggagaagatacggaggcaggaggagaagatCCGGGAACAGGAGGAGAAgatgtggaggcaggaggagaagctGTGCAAGCAGGAAGAGAAGATAcgggagcaggaggagaagatgtgggagaaggaggagatgatGCAGGAACAGGAAGAGAAGATGTGGGAACAGGAGGAGAAGATGCAGGAACAGGAGGAGAAgatgcagaggcaggaggagaagatgCGGAGGCAGGAAATGAGGCTGTGGCAGCAGGAGGAGAAGATGCAGGAACAGGAG GAGCACCTGGAAGCTGCCATCTACCAAGCAGATGACAAGAAGGCAAAGACAATCAGCATGTAA